The window GTGACCTCTATCTTGACCAAATTCCTTCACATTGGCTCCACCATGCATTTACACTTGGTGATGGTACCACTAAGGCCAAAGCCCTGTGGTTGTCCGCCTTTTTTTTCTAATCTATATTTTACATAACATATTGACGAGTTTGTGCATTTGGCATTGACATGATGTAATTTCTGTTATCCTATAGCTTTTCCAAACTGTAATCTTTCATATTAGTATGGTAGCTAAGTATTTCCCCAGTGATTTGATTGTCATTTTTTGTTAAAAGGTGTGtcttgtatttttgttttactCAGATTTTGAGACCAGAATTGGAGCAGATTAAGCAAGAGATGCAAGATAAGGTATGTGCATCAAACTGCTCTTTTGTGTTGCATACCCAAAAGTCCAAAGCttaaactttctttttttcaagctactaagttatattcttgtgaatctctattttttttatgggCGATGGCACCATacaacttttggtaatgattaGTTATTCATTCAAATAAAAGGCTAAGGAAGACCGTGGGCTTTACTTCATTCATGTGGTCTGAATGTTTGTTTGTGGAATCATTGTCCCATTGATTCCTAAGTGAAGTAGATAAGTTTAACATTCtaaaaaatgattttctaaTATCTGTAACACTTTTTATAGGGCATGAGCCCGTCAGCTGTATCTGAAGGTCAGGCAAAAATGAAGAGGGTATTCTCAGAGTAAGCACTAATCCATGTTCCGTATTACATGATTATACTTGCTTAAATAATGTCAATGTTAATATTGGAACATCATAATTCTGCAGACATGGTGTTAGTACCTTCACTCCACTTAAGGGGCTCCTCATTCAAGGCCCGGTTTTTGTCAGTTTTTTTCTTGCGGTAAGTAAATATATTATCTTTGTAATAAAACATTCAATCTTAGTGTACAACTTTATGCaatgttatatttaaaaagaaaattgaaattacTAATCTTATAGAAGTAAATGGAAATTTTGCAAATTTATATTTGCGTTCAAATTTTTTATACCTTTCATCTGCAGATTCGGAACATGGTGGATAAGGTTCCATCTTTCCAAACTGGTGGGGTGTCTTGGTTCACAGATCTTACCACTGCCGATCCTTTCTACTTACTTCCTTGTTTGACTGCATTTACATTTTGGATAACTGTGGAGGTATACATATTATCTTTATAATTACAAAACTTATTCACTGCGGTTTCACTTGATTTTGTGTATGTTAAACTTCATGTCGCATGAGACTAAAAAATATGTAGTCATTGCTCCACCACGTTTGAGTATTCTCATTGTTGAGCCTCCAGTTTACTCGCTCCATAcacaaaatacaaatttatatcAAGCCTTATAAATAGTTTATATGGATTTATAATATCAACATAATTTTATCTGCTGTGTTCAGTGTAACATGCAGGAAGGATTGGAAGGCAATCCTGCTGCTGGCACCATGAAAAATGTCTCGAGAGCTTTTGCTGCTCTTACAGTTCCCTTGACTGCTACCTTCCCGAAGGTAGATTTCATAACTTTTTGACAATTCAGTTTTTTGTTGTGATGGTTGGCACTCTCCCCGTTCGATGAAAGCtgcaaacaatttccaattttaGACATctcattacaaatttacaagacTATATATCGACATGACAAGTCTTTGAAGTTATCTCCAGTCAAATGATAATTTAGGCTTCTCTTTTTTAACTAGCTGGTCCTAAGTCCTAACTGATACATCTGATTCTACCTTACGACAAAGTTTAGAAATCATGGAATTCATTTGATTTGTTAACCATTCAATGCATACTCCGTATCCTTTGATTTGGATGATTTggatatttaattaatatttatagatataaagaaattaaatattctaaaatcTAAACTTCATCAATCACAGAATTTTAACTTTGTAggaaataaatatagatttagtTACCGGATTTTTAAATCATTTGTcctaatatatagttttttttcaataatagtAATTGATGATAATTTATTGGATTTGAAATATATTTGCCTAATTTATTTGTATTCGATGGAATTACTTTCATACACGGGAATTgtacataattttatatttaatgtttaatgtactaaattcaaataaatgagGTTGGTTTGGAATGAAATAGAGGTTTGGTGAGGTTTGGGAATAGGTTAGGAATGGTCTTAAATAGGTTCGgtatataattttatgtttaatgtaaTCAAGTTCAAATAAATGAGGTTGGTTTGGAATGAAATAGAGGTTTGGTGAGGTTCAGCAATAGGTTTGGAGTGGTCTTCAGTAGGTTCGGTAACTACTGTTTTAGttatcataatatcatatagttatagatagatatagatttatcaCAAACATGCAAGCGATATCACTTGGTGAAAACCGCAGTCTCCCCTGCAATCTATAATCCTCAGTTTTGTATATTGTTTGCTTGAAGGTTATTTAAACCCATTTTTACAATATTGATCTCTTTATAGTATTTTCATACACAGTTTAACCCTTACGCCTATCCATAAATTTAGCCCCTTAAACctataatgattaaatatttttCCGTAGGTTTATTATCAAAAGAAAGTTAGTTTCGTCTAATACTACTTAGCTGTTAGTGTACATTTTTGATGTGAAATTTTGGagtttatatactttatttctTCTTGTAATTACATCTTggattttcatatttaatttcttCAATTATAACTACTAGaatattttacctaaaataataaaaataaacatattctaattaaatataatatttgaaaaatCTTTTAATCAAACAATAGAAAGCTTCAACTAATTTAACTAAAGCATCGTATAACTTAACTAACcaatttataactaattataaatTACTCTTTTTCAATAACATAGCATAATAGatgactataacctaagaaaatatttgatgtgtttgtttcaatatatacataaactttGGCCCGTAATGTATATCGTTATTAATTTTCCGCTACTGTTTTCTGAGCGGGTCAAAACTCATATTCAAAACTTATTTCTGGTTGATAGGAATCCTTATTTACAATGTATTTGACAGCTTAAACTAGACCCCAATTTCGATTAGATAGGTTTCCGTACGACCAATTGGGGGAAATCTGTAGTATACATCATGTGGGAAACCCACTACTTACACAAGCTATGGATCCATGCTATACATGTCACCCACATTTtgtatacatattatattatgattTCTCTTTTTCTAAGTCACGTGGAACTCAACCTTGCTTCTTTTGCTATTGTCAAACTCTATTAAGTATTAGagtttatatcaatatttttttgtagATTAGTGTTACTATAAGTAGTTTTGAGTAGGATAGGAGATCCATTAGGACTAGTTTTATTGATTTATCTCATATTGACCCGTTAACTTACCCAACCTGACCTGCCCTTGTGATGCTTcttaaataacaatataattcTTGGGACGTTGCAAGATGTCTGTGTCATGAAAATTGCATCATCTTCTTTATTGATTTCCAAAATATACGGACCATATCTGAACTTTTTGGATGTCATTCTcattaatatcaatttttacATTTGGGCAGGCTCTCTTTTGTTATTGGATCACCTCCAACTTGTTCTCCCTTGTATATGGACTTGGTAAGTTACTAGATTTCACTTAGAAATtgctttatggtatttgttaacTTATGTCACCTTCTTATGGTTTGTAGCTAGTTTTCTGCTCAGTTTGAACATACTTCAAGTTCATATGCCTACCCATCTCGTGTCTTATGTGTAGTTTGCTAAGTTATCTAATTAACGTTCTTGCTATCTTTTACTCAGTAATAAAACAAGAGTCTGTGAAGAAGTTCTTGAACATACCCATAATAGTACCTCCTCTGCTAGCCATTGGTGAGTCCAGGCCACCCGTCTCCTTCTGGGATTCAATGAAAAAGTACGCTGCTGCAAAAGCAATGGAACAACAAAAATCAGGAAATTCAGAGCCATCACTCATAAGTAGACTTTTTTATCCATCACGACTTCGCGACGGGAATACATCTTCAGAAGAAAAGCctaaaaatattatatcatCAGCTGCTGTTAGCCATAGGATAAAAAATTTAGAGAAACAAGCcaaaggaagaaagaagaacAAGAGGAGGTCAGTATGAAAAGCGACTTTAAAGTTTATGCATTTGGATCTTTTGATCATGCTGGGCATCTACCAAATAATGTCCTACTGGATAAAAGAAATAGCATACTTgtcatattattttatattatagcTGGACACATAATGTTCGAGGTAAATTTCATGATATGGTTTACAAAAACACATCTTCATGATTCTACCTCCAGCCATTTTGTTTATGTAACATGTACTATTTTTGTCTGTTAGAAGAGCGAGTTTTCGTTGTCAGTTGAGATTAGAAACTTGTTATAGCCAATAATGTATGACATTAACAACATAAGCTTAGCTTACTAGTTTTTTATCTGACATTTGTTGGTGTAACTACATATTAAGTTATGACGCCAAGTGATCCCTGTTCACGATCCTGCAGGAACAGTTTTTTTATCACGGTAAAATTATGTATTATTCTTTTAGAAGTTGTAATGTTTATGAGAATTGCTTTGCTGTTCATACGTAAATCATTATTAAATATAAGATTATTGCAGCTGCAACATAATATCTTAGATGATGGTGCTTTGGTACTTAACAGTTCACCATGGAAAACCAGAACCAAAATGACCTGTACATTATTTTCAACCTGGCAACATTCaataataaatatagaataatgATCTGCTGTATGACAATGTTGATTTTCAGCATACCATCTttttgttcaaagttcaaacATGCATCCAGAAACGTGTTAGCAAATGCTCTAAGCTGAATCCAGAAActgtatatatgattatatatcgTGAAAGAAAGGCTTTAGCTTAGTTCATGTCTTAGAATTATATGCTAGGAAAATATTGTagcaaaaacaactaaacaagaCATCGTCACATAAAAGGTTGCAAGATCTATATTCATATTGCAAGATAAGAAAATGTGGCCAtatttatacacacacacacacacaaaagaagaagaaaaaaaaaaacaaagataacACTTCCCTAATGATGGAGTTTATCCATGAAAACGGGTTTTTAGGAGTGAATAGCATAGGCATCAAAGGGGTGAACCATTGTGGATGAGAGTTGAAAATGTCCTAagttttttctctctttttgaaGGATTGGTTCTGTTCCCTGTCATGATTTTCTTTTGCTaagcaactttttttttacatggatcgaatatcaCAACAGAGAGTCTAtactatgttgtcttaaccgggtttACGCTAGAGAGCCGCCTCAcccaatacctagtaggaggaaaaACTCTTACCATTAGGGTGAAAGTACGGATGCCTAATCTTCCCCAATGACCATTTAGGCGTCTATTCATCCTCATTTGTAAGGAGTGTCTGTCTATTCCTCCCGCctttattttctattattttccttttctttctaaATAAACTTTAATGTATTATTAAAGTTAATATGAAAATAGAAGTAATTAATATTTTGGACGTGCATGTGATTACATGAAactcaaaaacaaacaaacatactgtatcaatatttatatataaatgtttattattttagaGAAACAATAAGAGTTAATATGCTTATCCGTTGATGGGAAGTCTAATACTACATGAAATGAATATGAATAAAAGTTTCAATGAAAATGGGCAAGACACGGGATTAGGCACGACGGTCCCTATTTTGCTCCCCGACCCACCAGTGCCGCCGGATAGACGGGTGGTCCGTTGCCTACTCCTTGATCATGCTGGGCATCCAGCCTTATAGCAGCCGATACATATTTTTCTTTGCCGATACGATTTATCTTGGAAAAGAAAATACCCACAAGGCACATAATATATGATACAACATATAAACTCATAGCAGAATCACAATGTCgtgttttcttttttgtcaaCTTTGTGCCTTGAGTTTAGCACTCTACTCACGGGTGTACGTGTGTCCATTAATACAAGGGCCAATTTGGATTTATCGCATCAACCATATTCAAGAGTATAGTTAGCTTTATATTGTAGAAAACAACTATATTCAAGAGTATTTAATGTATTAATACTTGGCTTTATATTGTAGAAAATGTTGATTTTGTATTGTGTAGAGATATTTTATCGGTCTCGCGTTGAATAAACATATGTCcgctttaaaaataaaaagtttttaaaatttctaagAATAAAATAACACCTATACCACAAATTTTGTTGTAAAACAATTAAGATACAGTTGAGATATCAGCCTAGCCAAAAACGTTTTTGCCAAAACAACTAAATAATGTCCAAAAGATCTTGCCATTCATACTTTTATAGTAGTGtaacttataaacaaaaatagaagGCTTACCACCAGTTTAAATGTAAAACAGCTATAAAGCAAAAATGAACGACAAAAATCTCCCTCTTATCATCAAAATATGTATTAGTAGTAGTAAGTTCGATATACTAGAATGCAATCCCCACTGTCAGATAGCTCCCCCTTATTATCTAAGCAAAAAGTCATCACTTTCGAAAAGCTCCCATCCGTCATCAACAGGCACCTTGCCAATCTTTTTTGCTTctccaaatggaaaaccatcaACTTTTTCTATTGGAGACTTGGGGGATGGAGGAGCTACCTCCGAGTTTAAACTCCTTTCGAAAAATTCATAAGAATCCCCAAGCTCTGCACTCCTCTTTGGGGCTTTATATGTCTCCGACTCTGGCTCAGTCTCAATGGGTGTGACGGTACTTCTAAGTGATGAACTTGAAGATGCTAAGATTGAGGAATGTTGGCTAGAAGATAGTGAGCGGGATAGCGGGATTCCTTGGTCAAACTTCTCTTTAAGCAGCAAGATATCCTGGAACTTTACAGAGAACTCACCTCTGAACAAAGGTAGAGCACATGGTTCAAGTATGTCAGTTTTATTCTTTTAGCACATAAACTAGAAAAGGTAGAGCTGGCAATTTCATATCATTACTATAAACACTGGTAGATTTCAAGGCAGCAAATTTAGAGAGCATACAATAattaatgatttatttttttgatattgcGCCATAATATGTTGCAAGTCATATAAAATAACCAAAAGTGGGTGATTTATTTTAAATGATGCATATAACCACACAGCTAAATtgctttatttaaaaaatccaTTGGTCTAAAAAATGTATACGAAATTTTAAAATGGGCCATGAGAGAAATATGTTTGAGGTCAACCCAGCTTGATGTGATGTGACAGGTACTACTATAAAGCCCATCCTGAGTTGTTACCCAGACCCAACCCATTTTGCCAACTATAATTGAAACCATTCACAGAGAAAGAACAAACTTACTGTAAGATATCAATAGTGCGGCCTCGATCCATAAGAAATTCTTGCAACTACACACCCCAAAACGAAAAACGTCAGAATCTGACAAATTACTATGGTCAACAGCGTTCTAGCATATTTAAAAGCTATATTGATAAATGTCATTTACCTTGGAATTCTCTTCTGCTTCTCGCTTCAGTTTTATGGATTCTTCAACCACTTTCTCCATTTGGAGTTCTTGATACGCAAGTGCTTCTCTAGCAGACTTTTCTTTTTCCAGCTTGTATTCCTCTGCTGCTGCAAGTTCTTCTAATGCCTTGGCCAGTCTAATCTCATAAGCTCTACGCATCTGAACAAAAAACAACAATTGAGTTAAGCATCATAGAATAGATACATGAACATGAgttaaattacacaaatgaaAAGAAAGGTAATGTGAGCATGATTTCAAACTCAAACCAATAGCATCTACAACAGAGCTTATAAATGCAACCAACATATAGAATTTTTACAGTAATGCTTCTATCTTATAGGCTGGCAAGCACATCTATCTCTAGTAATATCATCTAACAGTACCCAAAAACAATATTCAGGGAAGAAAGATACATGTAAAGCAGGTCCAACTGTCAAAGATGTGTgccaactttgaccataaactTGTGTAATGATCAAAAATTAGCTTATGTTTATCTCTAATAAGTTAAACAGGTAAAAGTTTAAGAATAAAACAAAATCCCAAAGTAAAATTTGTATGAATGTTAGATAAATATTTTCATTCATAGATTGGATTGAAGTGTATTTGGGTCAACTTAACCTTCCCGTTTGAACCATACCAATATAATGCCACCTTATTTACATGCTACTCAAACAGTAGACCACCCAAATTTCTGCCTTTAATATCGTAAGCGAAAAGAAAACATATGGTATGAACAAATAAACTTATCATACCTCGTCAAGAATTCCAAGATACTTGTTTCTATCATCTGATAATGTGAGCAAGCGCAGCTGAAGCTCCTTCAATTCTGTTGCTAGAATGGCCTTCTCTGCATGTACTTCTCCAGCATgctggaaaaaaaaacagaagGTAAAGCATAAATACAAGTATATTGTCAGCCCAAATTACTAATAAAAAGGGAAGCAACTAACCATATCATTTGCCTCTTTGGCTCTTAGAAGTGCTTGTTTAACCTCATCCGCCTTTGCAATAATATCTGAGCAACCCCTATTAGCTTCCTCTTTTGCTTGTTCGACGGCGTTCTCTTTAGATTCTACCTCTTTTATGAGGTCAACAAATGAGTTCATAGCCATATTGAGGGTTTTCTGCGCAAACGACAAATTTCAGGACACCCGGCAGTATATTATAAGAACCAGTCATGCTCAGAATCAAATACCATAAGCTTATTTATAGTCACATGCAACTTTTAATATTAGAAGATTGTAGTTTCTAGAGACAAGCAAATCTCTAATGAAGTTGTAATTTAAGATGGCCACATCAGCCAAggtacttatgaatgggtttaTACAGAACgtgttttatctcaaacaggTTTACTgcaacaaataaaacaaaacctaTAGAGTCAAAACGGCATTGGGTAAACCTAACCAAGCAAATAGACAACATTACCTAGATtaacccgttacccaacccgcccTTTTTGCCAGCTATAAGTTTTATCGCATAAAAAAATGATCTTGTAATAACGTTAAGTCCTGCGACATTCTAAATTTATGGATTAAACGCTTCAACTcatgaaattaaataaattttttcaaGAATTTAAAGTACACCTTGTTGTTCTTGGCATCTTCAACAATTTCCTCGAGAAATTCAGAGTTACATTCCTCTTCGGAACCAGCAAGCATGGAAGACATAGCAGACTCATCCTCTGAATTAACATTATGGATTCCAAAAGCATCTTTTTCGGAGGCAGTTCCTGATGAGCAGCTAGGATCTGATTCTTTAGGAACAGCTACATTCATCTCACAGTTGCTTCCAGGAGTAACTAATGTTAAAGTACCAACATCTAAATTTATGTGTTTATCAAATTTGGCACTAGGTGCAGTTGTTCCTAAATGAAGGCTTTCTTCCTCTTGAACTGATCCAGAAACTCCAGCCTTGTCTCCTGAAGACTCACCAAACAATGCAACATTGTCACCATCATATTTAACAGATCCTTGATCAAGATTATCACAAGAACGCCTCTTGTAAACTGAAAGACCGCCAGAATTAACAGAATCAACTTCAGTGTCACTTGCATCATGATAAGAAGATTTTTCAAGGTGTCCCCAAGTTTCAGGCTCTAGAGCTGTGGGACTATTTTGTTGACCAGATGAACCCTCATTTACTGTTACAAATACAAGTAGTCAAGTCAAACTCAGATAGCCCAATGAAGGAATTTAAACAGATTCTATGGGATGTGTTTCAAAACAGATTATGTTATACTGCATAACTGAATCGGGATAAACAGATATGTCAATATGTATAACATGATGTGCTGTTTTATTGTGGTTCGTCTGTTTTGAAGTTGTAACATTCAGATAATCAGTTGCTAGTGTTTTGCATATATTCCGAGTATTCAAGgagaaaaacatatattatgaGTTATGACCCAAATATATTCTTTACCTTCATTGACGTAATTAAAAATTTAGCAAAACTTacaattttatatcaattttataccaaaagaatatatttattgatcagattttcaaataaaattggCATTCATAGCTTATGAGCTCCTTCAATCAcaatacaattattataaataagaataataattggtgaaaatatttgacaactgaaaaaaacaaagttgtaACTTTAGCTAACTATAAAAGGAACAGCCCCCATAAACAGTTATAATATAAAACTGACTATTTAACCCCTAAATGCCATATAATCAGAACAATTTAATCCAAAAGCACGAATaactaaataacaagaacaGGTTGGTAATGCAACAACACACCCTTTAAACAAATAGAAAGAACTACAATATACAAGATAATGATACCTTCCATCGCACCAGATAAACTTCCATAAACGCTCGAAAGACGAACTTCAGTTAATTGCTCAGTAGGACTTGGTTTAATTACTACGTGATTCATACTTGACTCAACTTGCCCAGTTTTGCCACCATCTACCACAATAAGAACAATACAAAACAACCTGTTATATAGATATCCCAAAACAACAAAGTTCCCAAAAAAACAGAAACACTATTTACCTTCAGTGAGACTGAGTGAACTCGTGCTCGTATTGGAAGACCTAACTGCAAAAGATTGTTCAGAGAGAGAAGGGATAATCTCAACAAGAACAACCTCCACTGCTGTATCGGCATCCTTAGAATGCTCAATAGCCACAGCTCTAAGTATACGAGAATCAACCTGTAAAAATCATAGAACAGCGCATATATTTAATCCGACAACATTTATACAGGTACTCAAACAGATCACCCAGATCAGATTACCATTTAAAACATTTTGGTATCCTAGATATACCGTTTGGACTTGGGATATGCTTCAGCAGCTTAATGTTGTAACGAGCACTTTTCATGGTATCAAgatttgaactttttttctcaaaatataattacaattcaACTAATATAACGGCATATAAACGATTTACGTTACAATCTAATAATCAGGTTAATTGCAGCAAAAATAATCTAAAACGTATACGCATAGCTCAAAGACACAATACATATACGATACACCAGTCCAgtcaaaataagtaaatacgtCACACGAAGATTCTTACACTCACAACACATACCCCTCCATCAGCGATTTGTCTTTTTAACCCGGATATCAATACACAAATtgcaatttatatttatttaatataaaaagatcAAAAATCAAACCTGTGGAAAAACCTCTTGTAATACCCTGTAAACTGAACTGAACCCCATCTTTTCTACCAATTCtgaacacaaaaaaataataaataaataaatattatatttttaaggtACACAATCATAAACCACTAAACCCCTTAtccattagttaaaaaaaatacaaacaaataaataaattcagcTCATTTACCAACAAGAAACATAAACCCCAACAGacatatattcaatatatatacatacattaattaaataaaacaatattctGGATAATCATCAAAAGAATCATGCAAAAGaaattatcataaatataaCTGTTCTATATGATCCAGTAACATAATTGATAACAAAATCttgatataaaaagaaaaaacctttaaagatatgtaatgatatttgATTGTTTGGCGATGATCAAAATATAAATGAGAGTGAATTTGATGTGTACCTTTGATTGCGTAATTCTGTTGGACGGattcaaaccctaaaccaagattttatttattttattaattaataaatatatatacgtatataagtTGTTgtaagtaaatatattattgaATGAATTGAATTGAGGAAGAATATGAAACGAAATTATGGGGAACGTATATAAAGTGTTGGGTTTGGGTTGTTGTTGGGTCCCAAGAATGATAACCCTTCCTCCTAAGAAATTGTGTGGGTGATTTTCATGGATAATACTCGTActacttatttttaattatttattattattttagtcgACGATTCTCTCTTCTTTTAATTTGTACAtttgcgttgcggcggtgagatggtggggtgataggtcataaagtgtgatagccaaatgtcttaaccgtacgggctccgccctcggatttaaaaattcgtcgaaaatatatcgaatgacatctctaataaaagagcatgaaattttaagaaaatccataaaatttgtataatttaTGGATGAACGGTTTgtaagataaaacattttgaatgaattggagaaataaatgatttatgaaggagagacaaaaaagatgattggttgagatttgagaagagaaaaagggtgtttggtaatatagaattgatagaagGAGAATCTTGGGAAAAATAAATGttagaaacttaaaatgttagacatggactttttgctttataatctGA is drawn from Erigeron canadensis isolate Cc75 chromosome 9, C_canadensis_v1, whole genome shotgun sequence and contains these coding sequences:
- the LOC122581349 gene encoding mitochondrial inner membrane protein OXA1-like; the encoded protein is MAYRRNLISRTKLFGQQRSITPSISHFNHRNDEESNTHLPNEKKLCAFTGFRSYSNGLGFGGSGVGFRDTRWCRDVPMGTISGFLSARNMSSSIGDGVKEGVADKFEYIDELAEFLSDKATEVVTKTTEAAPAISEVAVAAADSWPPVAALQYAIDGIHTFTGLNWWASIVITTLIIRTLSIPILINQLKATTKLTILRPELEQIKQEMQDKGMSPSAVSEGQAKMKRVFSEHGVSTFTPLKGLLIQGPVFVSFFLAIRNMVDKVPSFQTGGVSWFTDLTTADPFYLLPCLTAFTFWITVECNMQEGLEGNPAAGTMKNVSRAFAALTVPLTATFPKALFCYWITSNLFSLVYGLVIKQESVKKFLNIPIIVPPLLAIGESRPPVSFWDSMKKYAAAKAMEQQKSGNSEPSLISRLFYPSRLRDGNTSSEEKPKNIISSAAVSHRIKNLEKQAKGRKKNKRRSV
- the LOC122581206 gene encoding cell surface antigen I/II-like; translation: MGFSSVYRVLQEVFPQVDSRILRAVAIEHSKDADTAVEVVLVEIIPSLSEQSFAVRSSNTSTSSLSLTEDGGKTGQVESSMNHVVIKPSPTEQLTEVRLSSVYGSLSGAMEVNEGSSGQQNSPTALEPETWGHLEKSSYHDASDTEVDSVNSGGLSVYKRRSCDNLDQGSVKYDGDNVALFGESSGDKAGVSGSVQEEESLHLGTTAPSAKFDKHINLDVGTLTLVTPGSNCEMNVAVPKESDPSCSSGTASEKDAFGIHNVNSEDESAMSSMLAGSEEECNSEFLEEIVEDAKNNKKTLNMAMNSFVDLIKEVESKENAVEQAKEEANRGCSDIIAKADEVKQALLRAKEANDMHAGEVHAEKAILATELKELQLRLLTLSDDRNKYLGILDEMRRAYEIRLAKALEELAAAEEYKLEKEKSAREALAYQELQMEKVVEESIKLKREAEENSKLQEFLMDRGRTIDILQGEFSVKFQDILLLKEKFDQGIPLSRSLSSSQHSSILASSSSSLRSTVTPIETEPESETYKAPKRSAELGDSYEFFERSLNSEVAPPSPKSPIEKVDGFPFGEAKKIGKVPVDDGWELFESDDFLLR